ACTGGTAGAGTTATTCGGTATAGAAAAAGCTATAAAAGGAggggccaaaaaaaaagaggacatAACCCCTGCCTATTTCGCCTTATGCCTTTCGTACGAGTCTAAGTGGCCATTGTCGTCCTCCTACAATAAACCTTAAcgtgtacacataaaaaaaaaaaaaaaaaaaaattcagtgTTCCACATAATTGTAGCTTCAACGTTCTATATTTTGGCAAGTTTATTCACATGCATACGCACAGGTATACCTACGCCATCAGATCAAGATGGtgcttttatatatatgtgcatacatatatgtattcatatataGCGCATGCGTTACGCACGTGGCGCATTCCGTggtttttggaaaaaaaaaaaaaaaaaaaaaaaaaagaatagcgCGCTTGTGGTTTCCACTCTATTTAATTTAGTTTAAGtcgatttaatttttttcaattcgaTTTATCTTAATTTTACAGGACtgcattttatttcctcGCGCGCATCCTTCATCCCACCccttctcccatttttaagaaaGGATAATTTCTACAGAAAAGTGCCATGCGTATGAATTCactttgatgaaaaaatccattaccaactttttttaaaagtagattttgaaaaaaatcgcGGAAAAGAAGTAATAACAATGagagaaagaaggagagagagaaaaaaaaaaaaaatgacatatcTCCATATATCCAAGTGAACACGCTTTTTACAGTCATGCATAACATTTTTCCATAGAGCCACACTTCACCAAAGttgacattttttccctttctattGCAGAGGTCCAAGTGCAACATCGAAGAAGCCTTTAATTTAGAAGCCCACCCACCTTTACCTATTTTCTTAAACAAGatgaatgaaaatataaGCAAAGTAAATAGCACCGTGGTAGAGCTACTGGGCATGTCTGATTTGTTCAAGAGAATGCAAAACGCCTGTTGGAGCAAATGTATACCCGATGTAAACGATTCGTTACTTTCGGTAGGCGAAACCAGTTGTGTTGACAGGTGTGTCCATAAGTATATGGAAATACATACACTGGTGGGGAAGAATCTGCAGGAATCTCAGCTTCCCAAGTGAGGACCCGTGGGGTAAATGTCGTCCCATGGGTAGGGATTCTTAACATGGATTGTTCCTCAACACGTATAAGCGTTTGCACATTAAGGTATCTTTTTCATAGTTGCGTACATTAACACTTATATGTAatcccactttttttcctttttttttttttttttttttctttttttatacaacTGAAATTGTGCAGTCTTACTTGAGCCATTTTTAAGAGGCGccacttttctttcccccctctcccccccccgaTGCACTTCCTTTAAAAGGAACATTCAGCTGCACCATATGTAATTCCGCCAAATTTAATTACACCCTATTTAACGGTATTTCCCTCGtcaattttatattttatgccTATCcatattttgcaattttagCCAAGGGGGAAAGGTCCCATTTGTATGACGGGGAACGACTTCTACAAATTTGCTCATTTCAATTtgttgttgcattttttcttctttcttgttctgtttcttttcttgaaataaaaaaacaaaatagaaagTGAACTCGCGCCACActtttataatttaaaaatcgACACAGGTCGGTTACTCCTAAAATTGTGTAACTCAGTGTACACATGTAGAACTTCTCAAAATGATATAGATGCGTcgatcataaaaaaaaaacgcaagtACACCGCAAAAGGgcctatatatttttgcctCATCGGAGTGGGTATAATCACACATAGGAAACGCTAGCATGTCATAAAATTACGCCAAGAATtacttccaattttttttttttttttttcatatgaatTTTAGTGCCATCTATCGCTACCCAAATGGGAATTATACATTTACACTGTTAAATCATCCATTTCATGCTAACCATTTTAGCTAGTTCGTTCCGCagcttttcccccctttttcttaccatttattcttttactAATTTATATCCCCCGCTTATTCGCCCATTTTAACCTGTATATTTGACGAAGATAGAATgagaggagaaagaaaaatccaTTCACGAAAAACGGCACCTTCAAACCGATGTTGACAAAATTGATGAGCAGCCTTAACAGGTGTAACAACTTTTTTGCGAGtaaaaaattcacatttCAATTtgcaaatggaagaaaatatcaGTCGAGCATTTTTCGAAAGAGCGTGCGAAAATTGATCCTCTTCTTTTATAAAGAAATACATCCAGACTTGACACAAGAATTACCAGAGGAGCtaaaaaaggtgaacagTGAATCGCTCAGTGTTTTAAATTCATACATAGACATCTTAAGTTCGACGGAAAGAAGCGAAAGTAACATattcttggaaaaaaaaattgttttttttaaagtgttTGAAAATTCacagaataaaataatcaaGGGGAGGTACAAAAATATTGTTATTAAATTGCAAACCCTGCCGAATAATTTATCAATCcaacagaaggaagaaatcacAGCAAAATTGATATACGACATTAGGCaatctttggaaaaaataaaaaatgtaagcaTATTGGATGAATGCGATAAGGAAAGCATcgaaaatttggaagaagaCATATTCTCTTCGaacaaaggggggaaaaaacaaaatggtggTATCAACTCCATATGGGACGATTTAACCGAGCATGTAAAAAACGCACAGGCCTTGTTCCAACCGTCAGAACAACAAACCACGTTAatacagaaaagaaaaagctactttcattacataaaaaaaaaattggaagaaaaataccaaaaaattaatcacaaaaaaaggagggaaagaaagtTACTAAAACTGAATGAAAttgcaaataaaataacacgCGAAAAATTCCCAGacatagaaaataaaaaaaataaatacgaCAATGACATCCTCTATAGCAGttataaaattgttaaaaatggatttgatccaaatttaatttttttccataagaacattaaaacggaagaagaaaaaaaaaaggcgatcGAAAATTTATGTGGAATGCACTTGAAGGATGATGCCGATAAGTGGTTGCTAGAAAATTGCCtcaaacttttaaaaaatcatcAAACGCAAATTCCGTTGGTTGTTTACCCGGATAAAACCATCTCCTTGTGCCCAACCTTTGGCCTTATTTACGTAATTATATAcctgtgtgtatgtgcaaTTGTGTGGAACATTGCGTGGTGTCGCTGTTATAATGCCATCCCAAGGATAGACACACTTGTATGTGAATCTACCTCCACAGATATGcaacttcctcccccccttttttagaTCCCAGTCGACTTTTGCGTGAGGGACTTCTTTAACTTCCTGGAGGGCAATCTTCACCGGGCGAGAAGCATCAGGAAGAAGGTACATGTGGAATAACTTCGGCTAAATGAAACGCGAATTGAAAAGATTGCAAACCGATCCAATATGTCTACACTTTTGTTTATCCACTTTCTTCCCATCTTAGGTTTTAGCAAGCTTTGAAATGTGATATTACCGCAGACAAGTCCCGgacgccattttttttttttttaagtcaaattgtgaaaaaaaaaaaaaaattttttttttttcttctttttttcgtgaaCAACGGTACATTCATTAATTTAAAATAGATTTCGTTGGTTATACTGTTATATGTTATTTGgttatatttaattttataaatatgaataacttaaaaaattggTCCTCGCTACACGTGCACCGGGGGGTGTTGTCGTGTTGTGTCGTGTGTGTGCGAAGTATACATCCCTCCTGCTACGTAAAGGGCTAAACACCTCATGAATCATGAATCGCATGGTAGGTGGAGCAAGGGGGGGAGcgaaacacaaaaaaaaaaaaaaaaaaaaaaaaaaaaggatatacaagagaaggcacaaaaaaaaaaaaaaagatacaagAAAAAGTACAAGAAAAGGTACATGAAAAGGGTATAAGAAGAAGTGGTGTGCAACAACGGTGTAGTCGCAGAATCAGGGGGGGGTCACAAGAATAAACGGGAAGACATAAAAGCAGAGGGAATGCTCACATACCATTccaataatttttccatgtgTTCTTTTTGGTGGATTGGAACAAGGGGCAGAGGGCTTCCATTCTGTGATGGCTATCGGTTCGACCTACGCACACGTAAACTTATATCTACACATACATAGAGAAAtagatatgtacacacatatctACATATGGGTAGCTTCGCCAACGAACATGGGGAGCACTAAAGGAagatatttaaaaatgaaaaaacaaaggaacaAATGGGGGGAAGGGGGTAACAAACAAAAGATCGTTCTAGCAGGGAGAGACACAGCTTCTTACATTTTAGAAAGGGGCAAAAAGCATATTACCAAATATACACATGATGGTGCAAACAATTTCTGGGAGACATGTAATATATCATTGCTTCACACGGATAGTAAGTATCGTGACGGCTTGGACTTTCTTCTGACTATCCTCGTAAGATATTTTGTAGACATTCTTAATGGAGTCTCGGCAAAGAGGACAATTGGGGAAGGAATCCTTCAATTTGAGTGAATTAAATATCATGGACCGTATGCATGTTTCGCAAAATCCTCCATGCATACAGGGATAGAGCACCACATTTTTAAAGCGTTCATCGCAGATTTCGCAATACTCCAAGGATGACGTACCTGTGTTGTTTTCTACACtgtcatatttttcattatcaaCATGGTTTTGATTTTCGTCCTTACTATTATTATCGTTCCCCTCCTCGATTTCTTTCCCATTGATGGTGtcatttttttgaatttttttcttctttatatttCGCCTACTAAATAAATTGTTCAAGTCAAagattttgttttttatgtacCACGATTTTTTCAGTTCGCCTTTATTATTCTCAGTGAAGTCAATTTTGCTTTTGCTTTCTCGCTCTCCTGTGTTACTCTCCTGGGTGATGTCCCGATAAATGTGCTCATTTAGTCTAACTAGAGTAAACTTCTTTCCATTCTTTTTGCTACTTTCAAttatgtgtaattttttttttctttggcgGTTTGATGGGAAATCTCCAAAATTGGTTAGTCGTATTTGTTCTATGTAGGAATCATTTAGAATGTCTATGAAGAGCACTATGTCAGTGAGGATAATAGTGATAACGGTGGCCTTGCTTATATTGAATAGGATAAATAGACAGGCAAAGACAATGTTAACCCCGAACAGAAAATCGTGCACATACTGCATGGAGAACGAAGCTGAAGAGCAATTGTCACTCTCATTTCTTAATGCATATTTTCTGAATACTCTGTGTAACACATACGACAATAAGCAGAACAGAGTTATGTACCATAAGAAATATTGAAAGTAGTAATTGAAAATAGGGTCGATATCGTGTAGCCACCAAGTTACGCAGTCACCACCTAAGATGATctctaaaaataaaatggtacTCACTGACCACATATATTTGGCAAGGTACCTTCTTTTGCTCTCTATCGACAGTCGGTAATTCTTGAAGCATAGAAATAACACAAAATCGTACAGAATTCTTGACAAAATTAGGGCGATGCGcatgcagaagaaaaaaaccgTCAGTATTAAAAAGATGGTGCTAACTTTTAAATGCTTCTTTTCAGATACAAATAGGAATACGTAATTACTTCCTCCAGTGAGCGTATTTGAacttatatttttacatggACTTAGCAAAGATTCCTTTACCCTATAAATGGACATATTTCTCTTGCTCAGTTCGTCATACAAATGAATAGAATtttcgattatttttttcttatttttttcatcattcgaATTGTAGAATTCTAACAAATGGTcacattttatatttaatttgttaACCACTTCACACATATTGTTGTGGAGTGTAAAATTCCCATTGGATATTTCGTCCCTTATCATGTCATTCGTTAGGTGCCACGTTTTTAGTTCCTTCTCATTAAACTGAaacagaaaattatttaagaAGGCGCTATTGTAATTTGATTCGACTAGCAAAAACTCATTTTCTGCTACCCTTACTTTTAATAGGTTATTATACAGTAGGGCAAATTCCATACTAAAAAGTGCCAACATTACAAAGATGAACAGAATTATTCTAATGGctttatttaaattatattcttcaaaatttggCTTTATCTCATACCCTAGTATTTTCCCGATAAAGCATCTCTGATAAAAAGCTAGCTCAAgcccttcttcattttcgtaTTCGCTTTCATTCACGTGCGTATTTCTTAAGTCCCCTATCGTTAACACGTAATAGTCTAACTCCTCTGTATTCGATGTGTTTTCTGCCGAATTTCTACTTCGACTTGGGTCATTCTGCGCCTCGTTTCGGTTTTGGTTTTGCATACTTGCCAAAAGATCGTTTTGCCTTCCTATGTTTCCTCCACTAGGAGGTACTATGCCTTCGTTTAGTCGATTCTCACTACGGGGGTTGTTCTCAATAGGGGCATTCTCGCAGATAATATTTCCATTCCCTCCGATGCCTCGCGTAACATTTTCCATCTCGTCGGCATTTCCAGAAACGATGTCCAATGACTGTCCATTTGGTTCTTCCTCAATGGCGACGCCTCTGGAATGATTTTCTTCCAgctcttcatttcttctgaATGTAGTTGGAAGAGCAGAATGATCCCTCAGGGAGGCATTTTCGTCCTCATCGTGGACAGAGTGCGGACTGGGTGGCATCTCCGATAGACCATTATTGGGGTTATTACTCTTGTTGTTATTCACATTGTGGCTAGCGCCATGACGACCAACATGGTGATTACTATCATGACTAGCACCATTACTTGCACCATGATTTGAGCTATGCCTGTGCCTGTTTGACCCGCCGCTTAAATCATGGGGGAGGGCAGCATCCTCCCGTTCACTAGATTCATGAAGACGCAGATTTGGAGAATTATTCTCCGCGCCATGCACATGAACACattgaaatttatttttcacccTGACATTGGGGATTTCCAAATCGCGTACATGAGACTTGGATACTTTTCCGTTAGTCACTTCCTTCTGATTATTCTTCAAGGAAGCGTAATCACTCATACTGGATGAAAACATGTGCTCCATGCTTCTATTATTATCGGCACTAcgctcttcatttttttttttcaaaaagtggaagctgcggagtttttttttgtt
This DNA window, taken from Plasmodium knowlesi strain H genome assembly, chromosome: 13, encodes the following:
- a CDS encoding Tim10-like protein, translating into MNENISKVNSTVVELLGMSDLFKRMQNACWSKCIPDVNDSLLSVGETSCVDRCVHKYMEIHTLVGKNLQESQLPK
- a CDS encoding zinc finger protein, putative — encoded protein: MQALLAPTMSGTKGQMEEKHAPEIVPREGAKNKKKLRSFHFLKKKNEERSADNNRSMEHMFSSSMSDYASLKNNQKEVTNGKVSKSHVRDLEIPNVRVKNKFQCVHVHGAENNSPNLRLHESSEREDAALPHDLSGGSNRHRHSSNHGASNGASHDSNHHVGRHGASHNVNNNKSNNPNNGLSEMPPSPHSVHDEDENASLRDHSALPTTFRRNEELEENHSRGVAIEEEPNGQSLDIVSGNADEMENVTRGIGGNGNIICENAPIENNPRSENRLNEGIVPPSGGNIGRQNDLLASMQNQNRNEAQNDPSRSRNSAENTSNTEELDYYVLTIGDLRNTHVNESEYENEEGLELAFYQRCFIGKILGYEIKPNFEEYNLNKAIRIILFIFVMLALFSMEFALLYNNLLKVRVAENEFLLVESNYNSAFLNNFLFQFNEKELKTWHLTNDMIRDEISNGNFTLHNNMCEVVNKLNIKCDHLLEFYNSNDEKNKKKIIENSIHLYDELSKRNMSIYRVKESLLSPCKNISSNTLTGGSNYVFLFVSEKKHLKVSTIFLILTVFFFCMRIALILSRILYDFVLFLCFKNYRLSIESKRRYLAKYMWSVSTILFLEIILGGDCVTWWLHDIDPIFNYYFQYFLWYITLFCLLSYVLHRVFRKYALRNESDNCSSASFSMQYVHDFLFGVNIVFACLFILFNISKATVITIILTDIVLFIDILNDSYIEQIRLTNFGDFPSNRQRKKKLHIIESSKKNGKKFTLVRLNEHIYRDITQESNTGERESKSKIDFTENNKGELKKSWYIKNKIFDLNNLFSRRNIKKKKIQKNDTINGKEIEEGNDNNSKDENQNHVDNEKYDSVENNTGTSSLEYCEICDERFKNVVLYPCMHGGFCETCIRSMIFNSLKLKDSFPNCPLCRDSIKNVYKISYEDSQKKVQAVTILTIRVKQ